TTATTGAGGCTCCATTCGAGGTGTTGCTTTCTCCAGATTGCCATGTCTCTGACAAACACTAGGTCTTCCGGCAAATTATTGAGATCATCCACTTCTTCACTCCATTGGTCCATGGTGTCCAACATCGCATAGGCCTCAATCGCCTTGGGCGCCATGCGGAGGCGCTCGAAGCACAGGCCGATCTGGTATATGATCGGCGCCTGCCAGGTGACTGACTGGCTCAAAGGAGTCATCGCCTGATAAATTTTCAATGCATTGAGAAAATCCCCGCGCTCGTAGAAGGCATTGGCCATTTGGTTGCCAGTCTTTTGCTTCCAGAATAGCCACAATGCGGGGTTTTGCTCACCCACTACCTCGTTCGTGCGCAGCAAGGTGATGACCTCTTCCATAGCCGCCTGCATCTGATTCAAATTTCGATAAGACTCGGCGAGCAAATAGTGCGACTCCGGCACCTTGGCATCTCCAGGGAACATATCACCATAATCCCGAAGAACAGAGACGGCACTCTTGAAGTCATCCATCAGGAAGTGGGTATAGCCCTTCCGGAAAGTCACGGACGCGCGCTCACCGGGAGACAGTTCCAGACGCAGCAGGCGGTCATAGTAGCGTGCTGCCTGGCTATAGTCGCCCATGAGGTATTGCGTCTCTGCGATCTCGATCTGGGCCCGCGTAGACAATTCGCGATAAGTTTCGATTTGCTCCTTGGGCAATAGCAGCGAAAGGTTCAGGACAGAATAAAACTTGCGAAGCGCCGATTCAAAGGCACCCATGCCTCGGTAGATCAGGCCCAAATCCATAGAAACCATAGCAACAGAGGGATCTCG
This DNA window, taken from Opitutales bacterium, encodes the following:
- a CDS encoding tetratricopeptide repeat protein is translated as MKHLFSLLVFAFAASLYGQTESLSNTPLSSAENAVENDGAVQTGAIGSSGNFDPNLPSEEASWSLENAGEAAIEQAAKENEKTRLGLMHNYTKGAAMEEFKRRMRQAEVATVTRDFELAERIYMSILKELPLDQKQRKEAMMDLAELCKAHRRYGKIVVVYEKFLEEYPRDPSVAMVSMDLGLIYRGMGAFESALRKFYSVLNLSLLLPKEQIETYRELSTRAQIEIAETQYLMGDYSQAARYYDRLLRLELSPGERASVTFRKGYTHFLMDDFKSAVSVLRDYGDMFPGDAKVPESHYLLAESYRNLNQMQAAMEEVITLLRTNEVVGEQNPALWLFWKQKTGNQMANAFYERGDFLNALKIYQAMTPLSQSVTWQAPIIYQIGLCFERLRMAPKAIEAYAMLDTMDQWSEEVDDLNNLPEDLVFVRDMAIWRKQHLEWSLNKEQRLNDILNRPLIKQDDSTASLYPRAAGSENAALAQN